Proteins co-encoded in one Candidatus Hydrogenedentota bacterium genomic window:
- a CDS encoding PAS domain S-box protein: MANPEVMVRVGLQTKLTLFFLVCGLVPLLVATAFSFAIARRASERLESLAYEALDQRAREHLAALLEAKRDHVRSYVEAIAREANFTARDQRLGRAFVTVRDALQRFLREQSPDSAMFSKEREELRRYYEETFAASYRARWDTPPPGLEKRIQQLSTEAVAIQFAFFLSESSAKGGPARIATGYGAWQAEFGPHFAAACDELGYHDLLLVDAETGVIVFSARQHIDFGTSLKDGPWADTKAGEAFRAAAGRDAGVIFTDFAPYLPAYNDPVAFLAAPILHEGGKPGVIILALTIRHINELMHSRAGLGETGEMLLIGPDLLPRSDSLLDAPGAVNVARAFQEPARSGIDNEATRALFAQGAEGVGIFQDYRGREVLMAYAPVDVLGIRWGLLAKMDTSEAFAGVNEFRRTASKAGEDIARSRFVFALLSSVALLLLAFAVTRPVVRPLQRTVAMLRAMGQGQADLTQRLEAHTRDEIADLAYWFNTFMERLQGLYDELAHKTAALEAYQRELEEYSRNLEQEIVDREWAEAEIHRREAYYKALIEHAADVIVVVDHEGKPQYVSPSFKTTFGYDADELQGQPLNDLVHADDWALRDAKRAEALAHPGVPVRAEFRVRRRDERWVWVESTGTSFLEDEVVAGVVLNLRDISARKEAEALLRDYSGRLEQEVAERTAELRKKSDDLQRALEELRQTQDQLILNQKMASLGALTAGIAHEIKNPLNFINNFAELCIERTEELVAELKARGGQVPADLLQTLEETLRDLSQNAARIREHGGRADSIVRNMLLHSRGRPGQRQSTDLNKLLDEYVNLAYHGMRAKDAAFSVRIERQYDPGIAPIQVVPQDLARVFLNILTNALQAVQQRRREAGPEYRPRVAVRTVNEAQTVAVHIRDNGPGIPADLRDKVFGPFFTTKPAGEGTGLGLSISYDIIVRQHQGELLVDSVPDEFTELTIRLPKE, encoded by the coding sequence GTGGCGAACCCAGAGGTTATGGTGCGCGTCGGATTACAAACGAAACTCACGCTGTTCTTTCTAGTCTGCGGCCTCGTCCCATTGCTCGTGGCTACGGCTTTCAGCTTCGCCATCGCGCGGCGCGCCTCGGAACGGCTCGAATCGCTGGCCTACGAGGCGCTCGACCAGCGCGCCAGGGAACACCTGGCAGCCTTGCTCGAAGCCAAGCGGGACCACGTGCGCAGCTACGTCGAGGCCATCGCGCGCGAAGCCAATTTCACCGCGCGCGACCAGCGCCTCGGCCGCGCGTTCGTCACGGTGCGGGACGCATTGCAGCGCTTCCTCCGCGAGCAATCGCCCGACTCAGCGATGTTCTCGAAAGAACGGGAAGAACTGCGCCGGTATTACGAGGAAACGTTTGCCGCCAGCTATCGCGCGCGCTGGGACACGCCCCCGCCCGGCCTGGAAAAACGCATCCAGCAGTTGAGTACGGAAGCCGTCGCCATTCAGTTCGCCTTCTTCTTGAGTGAGAGTAGCGCCAAAGGGGGGCCTGCGCGCATCGCGACGGGCTACGGCGCATGGCAGGCGGAATTCGGCCCGCATTTCGCCGCCGCTTGCGACGAACTCGGCTATCACGACCTGCTCCTCGTGGACGCAGAAACGGGCGTCATCGTCTTTTCCGCGCGGCAGCATATCGACTTCGGCACGTCGCTGAAGGACGGTCCCTGGGCAGACACCAAGGCGGGCGAGGCATTTCGCGCGGCGGCGGGGCGCGACGCCGGGGTCATCTTCACCGATTTCGCGCCGTACCTGCCCGCGTATAACGATCCCGTAGCCTTTCTCGCGGCGCCCATTCTTCACGAAGGCGGCAAGCCGGGGGTTATCATCCTCGCGCTCACCATCCGCCATATCAACGAACTCATGCATTCGCGCGCGGGCCTCGGCGAAACCGGCGAGATGCTGCTGATTGGCCCCGACCTGCTGCCCCGGAGCGATTCGCTTCTGGATGCGCCGGGAGCCGTCAACGTTGCGCGCGCCTTTCAAGAACCCGCCCGGAGCGGCATCGACAACGAGGCAACGCGCGCGTTATTCGCGCAGGGCGCGGAAGGCGTCGGCATCTTCCAGGATTACCGCGGCCGGGAGGTGCTCATGGCCTACGCCCCCGTGGACGTGCTGGGCATCCGCTGGGGTCTCCTGGCCAAGATGGACACGTCGGAAGCGTTTGCGGGGGTCAATGAATTCCGCCGCACGGCGTCAAAAGCCGGTGAAGACATTGCGCGTTCCCGCTTCGTGTTCGCGCTGCTCTCGAGCGTGGCGCTCCTCCTGCTCGCCTTCGCCGTGACGCGGCCCGTGGTGCGCCCTTTGCAGCGCACCGTGGCCATGTTGCGCGCGATGGGTCAGGGCCAGGCCGACTTGACACAGCGGCTCGAGGCGCACACGCGCGACGAGATCGCCGACCTCGCCTATTGGTTCAACACGTTCATGGAGCGGCTCCAGGGCTTGTATGACGAACTCGCGCACAAGACGGCCGCGCTCGAGGCGTATCAGCGTGAACTCGAAGAATACAGCCGCAACCTGGAACAGGAAATCGTGGACCGCGAATGGGCCGAGGCCGAGATACACCGCCGCGAGGCCTATTACAAGGCGCTCATCGAACACGCGGCGGACGTCATCGTCGTCGTGGACCACGAGGGCAAGCCGCAGTACGTAAGCCCTTCCTTCAAAACCACGTTCGGCTATGACGCGGACGAACTGCAGGGCCAGCCGCTGAATGACCTCGTGCATGCGGACGATTGGGCACTGCGCGATGCGAAGCGCGCCGAAGCGCTCGCGCATCCGGGCGTTCCCGTGCGCGCCGAGTTCCGCGTCCGGCGCAGAGACGAACGCTGGGTCTGGGTGGAATCGACCGGGACGAGTTTCCTGGAAGACGAAGTGGTCGCGGGCGTTGTGCTGAACCTGCGCGATATCAGCGCGCGCAAGGAGGCCGAGGCGCTGCTGCGCGATTACAGCGGGCGGCTCGAACAGGAAGTAGCGGAGCGGACGGCGGAACTGCGCAAGAAGAGCGACGACCTGCAGCGCGCCCTCGAGGAGTTGCGCCAGACGCAGGACCAATTGATTCTGAACCAGAAAATGGCGTCGCTCGGCGCGCTCACCGCGGGCATCGCCCACGAAATCAAGAATCCGCTCAATTTCATCAACAATTTTGCCGAACTCTGCATCGAGCGCACGGAGGAACTCGTGGCCGAACTCAAGGCGCGCGGCGGCCAGGTGCCGGCCGACCTCTTGCAGACCCTGGAAGAGACGCTGCGCGACCTGTCGCAGAATGCGGCGCGCATCCGCGAGCATGGCGGCCGCGCCGACAGCATCGTGCGCAACATGCTGCTCCATTCCCGGGGCCGGCCCGGGCAACGCCAAAGCACCGACCTCAACAAGTTGCTCGACGAGTACGTCAACCTGGCGTACCACGGGATGCGCGCGAAGGACGCCGCGTTCAGCGTGCGCATCGAACGGCAGTACGACCCCGGCATCGCGCCGATTCAGGTGGTGCCACAGGACCTCGCGCGCGTCTTCCTCAACATACTTACGAACGCGCTCCAGGCCGTCCAGCAGCGCCGCCGCGAGGCCGGCCCTGAGTACCGGCCCCGGGT